Proteins encoded by one window of Mastacembelus armatus chromosome 23, fMasArm1.2, whole genome shotgun sequence:
- the glt8d2 gene encoding glycosyltransferase 8 domain-containing protein 2 isoform X3: MKYGSAEKSALLRPTTRPKFADHRKIAERAAQDPAARTSVADDIIPIVICASEERVGATMATINSVHRNTDARVFFYIVTLHDAVKLAKQYIKKTALKGIRYKILEFNPMVLRGKVKPDSSRPDLLHPLNFVRFYLPLLDISHTRVIYLDDDVIVQVFSCVPGDIKNLFNVKLKPGHAAAFATDCDLPSTHEMVRSIGMQTTYMGFLDYRKQQVKDLGINPGDCSFNPGVFVADISEWKKQKITKQLEKWMEENFKENIYSSAMAGGVATPPMLIVFHDKYTTLDPLWHVRHLGWSPDARYSESFLQEAHLLHWNGPFKPWNYPAVHLDLWERWFIPDPSGRFSLVRPDSDS; encoded by the exons ATGAAATATGGCTCTGCTGAGAAAAG CGCACTTCTCAGACCCACCACTCGGCCTAAATTTGCAG ATCACAGGAAAATAGCTGAAAGAGCAGCTCAAGATCCTGCGGCGAGAACCTCAGTGGCAGATGATATCATACCCATCGTCATCTGCGCATCGGAGGAGCGTGTGGGCGCAACCATGGCAACTATCAACAGCGTCCATAGGAACACAGATGCCCGTGTTTTCTTCTATATTGTCACTCTTCATGATGCTGTGAAACTGGCAAA ACAGTACATTAAGAAGACTGCACTGAAAGGCATCAGGTATAAAATACTGGAATTTAATCCCATGGTTCTACGAGGAAAGGTTAAGCCAGACTCTTCTCGACCTGATCTCTTACATCCA ctcaACTTTGTGCGTTTTTACTTACCGCTGCTTGACATCAGCCATACGAGGGTCATATACCTAGATGATGATGTCATTGTGCAGG TTTTTTCATGTGTTCCAGGGGACATCAAGAATCTGTTTAATGTCAAACTGAAGCCAGgacatgctgctgcttttgctacTGACTGTGACCTGCCCTCCACACACGAGATGGTGCGCAGCATCGGCATGCAG ACAACCTACATGGGCTTCCTGGACTACAGGAAACAGCAGGTTAAAGACCTGGGCATTAACCCTGGAGACTGCTCTTTCAACCCTGGAGTCTTTGTGGCAGATATCAGTGAgtggaagaaacaaaaaatcacCAAGCAGCTGGAGAAGTGGATGGAAGAGAATTTCAA GGAGAACATATATAGCAGTGCCATGGCGGGAGGCGTTGCAACACCACCCATGCTAATAGTTTTTCATGACAAATACACAACGCTGGACCCATTGTGGCATGTCAGGCATCTCG GCTGGAGTCCAGATGCCCGTTATTCAGAGAGCTTCCTGCAGGAGGCACATCTGCTGCACTGGAATGGCCCATTTAAACCATGGAATTACCCTGCTGTTCACTTGGATCTCTGGGAGAGGTGGTTCATCCCAGACCCCTCTGGGAGATTCTCCTTGGTACGGCCTGATAGTGACAGCTGA
- the glt8d2 gene encoding glycosyltransferase 8 domain-containing protein 2 isoform X1, which produces MALLRKVNHVLLFLLLLMVCLLLHSALLRPTTRPKFADHRKIAERAAQDPAARTSVADDIIPIVICASEERVGATMATINSVHRNTDARVFFYIVTLHDAVKLAKQYIKKTALKGIRYKILEFNPMVLRGKVKPDSSRPDLLHPLNFVRFYLPLLDISHTRVIYLDDDVIVQVFSCVPGDIKNLFNVKLKPGHAAAFATDCDLPSTHEMVRSIGMQTTYMGFLDYRKQQVKDLGINPGDCSFNPGVFVADISEWKKQKITKQLEKWMEENFKENIYSSAMAGGVATPPMLIVFHDKYTTLDPLWHVRHLGWSPDARYSESFLQEAHLLHWNGPFKPWNYPAVHLDLWERWFIPDPSGRFSLVRPDSDS; this is translated from the exons ATGGCTCTGCTGAGAAAAG TTAATCATGTCCTCCTTTTCTTGCTGTTGCTGATGGTGTGTCTCCTGCTGCACAGCGCACTTCTCAGACCCACCACTCGGCCTAAATTTGCAG ATCACAGGAAAATAGCTGAAAGAGCAGCTCAAGATCCTGCGGCGAGAACCTCAGTGGCAGATGATATCATACCCATCGTCATCTGCGCATCGGAGGAGCGTGTGGGCGCAACCATGGCAACTATCAACAGCGTCCATAGGAACACAGATGCCCGTGTTTTCTTCTATATTGTCACTCTTCATGATGCTGTGAAACTGGCAAA ACAGTACATTAAGAAGACTGCACTGAAAGGCATCAGGTATAAAATACTGGAATTTAATCCCATGGTTCTACGAGGAAAGGTTAAGCCAGACTCTTCTCGACCTGATCTCTTACATCCA ctcaACTTTGTGCGTTTTTACTTACCGCTGCTTGACATCAGCCATACGAGGGTCATATACCTAGATGATGATGTCATTGTGCAGG TTTTTTCATGTGTTCCAGGGGACATCAAGAATCTGTTTAATGTCAAACTGAAGCCAGgacatgctgctgcttttgctacTGACTGTGACCTGCCCTCCACACACGAGATGGTGCGCAGCATCGGCATGCAG ACAACCTACATGGGCTTCCTGGACTACAGGAAACAGCAGGTTAAAGACCTGGGCATTAACCCTGGAGACTGCTCTTTCAACCCTGGAGTCTTTGTGGCAGATATCAGTGAgtggaagaaacaaaaaatcacCAAGCAGCTGGAGAAGTGGATGGAAGAGAATTTCAA GGAGAACATATATAGCAGTGCCATGGCGGGAGGCGTTGCAACACCACCCATGCTAATAGTTTTTCATGACAAATACACAACGCTGGACCCATTGTGGCATGTCAGGCATCTCG GCTGGAGTCCAGATGCCCGTTATTCAGAGAGCTTCCTGCAGGAGGCACATCTGCTGCACTGGAATGGCCCATTTAAACCATGGAATTACCCTGCTGTTCACTTGGATCTCTGGGAGAGGTGGTTCATCCCAGACCCCTCTGGGAGATTCTCCTTGGTACGGCCTGATAGTGACAGCTGA
- the glt8d2 gene encoding glycosyltransferase 8 domain-containing protein 2 isoform X2, whose translation MALLRKVNHVLLFLLLLMVCLLLHSALLRPTTRPKFADHRKIAERAAQDPAARTSVADDIIPIVICASEERVGATMATINSVHRNTDARVFFYIVTLHDAVKLAKQYIKKTALKGIRYKILEFNPMVLRGKVKPDSSRPDLLHPLNFVRFYLPLLDISHTRVIYLDDDVIVQGDIKNLFNVKLKPGHAAAFATDCDLPSTHEMVRSIGMQTTYMGFLDYRKQQVKDLGINPGDCSFNPGVFVADISEWKKQKITKQLEKWMEENFKENIYSSAMAGGVATPPMLIVFHDKYTTLDPLWHVRHLGWSPDARYSESFLQEAHLLHWNGPFKPWNYPAVHLDLWERWFIPDPSGRFSLVRPDSDS comes from the exons ATGGCTCTGCTGAGAAAAG TTAATCATGTCCTCCTTTTCTTGCTGTTGCTGATGGTGTGTCTCCTGCTGCACAGCGCACTTCTCAGACCCACCACTCGGCCTAAATTTGCAG ATCACAGGAAAATAGCTGAAAGAGCAGCTCAAGATCCTGCGGCGAGAACCTCAGTGGCAGATGATATCATACCCATCGTCATCTGCGCATCGGAGGAGCGTGTGGGCGCAACCATGGCAACTATCAACAGCGTCCATAGGAACACAGATGCCCGTGTTTTCTTCTATATTGTCACTCTTCATGATGCTGTGAAACTGGCAAA ACAGTACATTAAGAAGACTGCACTGAAAGGCATCAGGTATAAAATACTGGAATTTAATCCCATGGTTCTACGAGGAAAGGTTAAGCCAGACTCTTCTCGACCTGATCTCTTACATCCA ctcaACTTTGTGCGTTTTTACTTACCGCTGCTTGACATCAGCCATACGAGGGTCATATACCTAGATGATGATGTCATTGTGCAGG GGGACATCAAGAATCTGTTTAATGTCAAACTGAAGCCAGgacatgctgctgcttttgctacTGACTGTGACCTGCCCTCCACACACGAGATGGTGCGCAGCATCGGCATGCAG ACAACCTACATGGGCTTCCTGGACTACAGGAAACAGCAGGTTAAAGACCTGGGCATTAACCCTGGAGACTGCTCTTTCAACCCTGGAGTCTTTGTGGCAGATATCAGTGAgtggaagaaacaaaaaatcacCAAGCAGCTGGAGAAGTGGATGGAAGAGAATTTCAA GGAGAACATATATAGCAGTGCCATGGCGGGAGGCGTTGCAACACCACCCATGCTAATAGTTTTTCATGACAAATACACAACGCTGGACCCATTGTGGCATGTCAGGCATCTCG GCTGGAGTCCAGATGCCCGTTATTCAGAGAGCTTCCTGCAGGAGGCACATCTGCTGCACTGGAATGGCCCATTTAAACCATGGAATTACCCTGCTGTTCACTTGGATCTCTGGGAGAGGTGGTTCATCCCAGACCCCTCTGGGAGATTCTCCTTGGTACGGCCTGATAGTGACAGCTGA
- the glt8d2 gene encoding glycosyltransferase 8 domain-containing protein 2 isoform X4: protein MATINSVHRNTDARVFFYIVTLHDAVKLAKQYIKKTALKGIRYKILEFNPMVLRGKVKPDSSRPDLLHPLNFVRFYLPLLDISHTRVIYLDDDVIVQVFSCVPGDIKNLFNVKLKPGHAAAFATDCDLPSTHEMVRSIGMQTTYMGFLDYRKQQVKDLGINPGDCSFNPGVFVADISEWKKQKITKQLEKWMEENFKENIYSSAMAGGVATPPMLIVFHDKYTTLDPLWHVRHLGWSPDARYSESFLQEAHLLHWNGPFKPWNYPAVHLDLWERWFIPDPSGRFSLVRPDSDS, encoded by the exons ATGGCAACTATCAACAGCGTCCATAGGAACACAGATGCCCGTGTTTTCTTCTATATTGTCACTCTTCATGATGCTGTGAAACTGGCAAA ACAGTACATTAAGAAGACTGCACTGAAAGGCATCAGGTATAAAATACTGGAATTTAATCCCATGGTTCTACGAGGAAAGGTTAAGCCAGACTCTTCTCGACCTGATCTCTTACATCCA ctcaACTTTGTGCGTTTTTACTTACCGCTGCTTGACATCAGCCATACGAGGGTCATATACCTAGATGATGATGTCATTGTGCAGG TTTTTTCATGTGTTCCAGGGGACATCAAGAATCTGTTTAATGTCAAACTGAAGCCAGgacatgctgctgcttttgctacTGACTGTGACCTGCCCTCCACACACGAGATGGTGCGCAGCATCGGCATGCAG ACAACCTACATGGGCTTCCTGGACTACAGGAAACAGCAGGTTAAAGACCTGGGCATTAACCCTGGAGACTGCTCTTTCAACCCTGGAGTCTTTGTGGCAGATATCAGTGAgtggaagaaacaaaaaatcacCAAGCAGCTGGAGAAGTGGATGGAAGAGAATTTCAA GGAGAACATATATAGCAGTGCCATGGCGGGAGGCGTTGCAACACCACCCATGCTAATAGTTTTTCATGACAAATACACAACGCTGGACCCATTGTGGCATGTCAGGCATCTCG GCTGGAGTCCAGATGCCCGTTATTCAGAGAGCTTCCTGCAGGAGGCACATCTGCTGCACTGGAATGGCCCATTTAAACCATGGAATTACCCTGCTGTTCACTTGGATCTCTGGGAGAGGTGGTTCATCCCAGACCCCTCTGGGAGATTCTCCTTGGTACGGCCTGATAGTGACAGCTGA